The Streptococcus sp. VT 162 genome has a window encoding:
- a CDS encoding toxin: protein MNLNKVIKEIEQLNCQVITLNNLSSKGRYVLANNKHFIFLRSDTTEIEKINILLHEKHHLINDDCNNSLSQIDTYKNHIENDSEKARILDFMSLVNNEYPIDDSFNYQDYLKNADIPSKYENYVKEIATQFYNENKKNNII from the coding sequence ATGAATCTAAACAAAGTTATAAAAGAGATTGAACAATTAAATTGTCAAGTTATCACTCTTAACAACTTATCAAGTAAAGGTAGATATGTTCTTGCAAATAATAAGCACTTTATCTTCCTACGATCTGACACAACAGAGATTGAAAAAATCAACATACTCCTACATGAAAAACATCATCTAATCAATGACGACTGCAACAACTCACTTTCTCAGATAGATACCTATAAGAATCATATAGAGAATGATAGTGAAAAAGCAAGAATCCTAGACTTTATGAGTTTAGTCAACAATGAATATCCTATAGACGATAGTTTCAATTATCAAGACTATCTCAAAAACGCTGATATTCCTTCTAAATACGAAAACTACGTTAAAGAAATAGCTACACAATTTTACAATGAGAACAAAAAAAATAACATTATCTAA
- a CDS encoding transcriptional regulator, with amino-acid sequence MINVSKALVLYRERNNKSEDDLANFLGIQKKAYKRYESGDREPSIDKLYKLAKYYNCTIDDFINVDEKFTVKREEVLSTKDLDNLGCHHQFSHGLVAMLTKGKSYEETIRFSDDDKTKYVYKSEVKRFLLDLAEKME; translated from the coding sequence ATGATTAACGTATCAAAAGCATTGGTTTTGTATAGAGAAAGAAACAATAAGTCAGAAGATGATCTAGCAAACTTTCTAGGTATTCAAAAGAAAGCATATAAACGCTATGAAAGTGGAGATCGAGAGCCTAGTATTGATAAACTTTACAAGCTAGCAAAGTATTATAATTGTACGATTGATGATTTTATCAATGTTGATGAAAAATTCACTGTGAAACGTGAGGAAGTTTTATCAACGAAGGATTTAGATAATCTAGGTTGTCACCATCAGTTTTCTCATGGATTGGTAGCAATGTTGACTAAAGGAAAGAGTTATGAAGAAACAATTCGCTTTTCTGATGATGATAAGACAAAATATGTTTATAAGAGTGAAGTGAAGCGATTCTTACTTGACCTAGCAGAGAAGATGGAGTAG
- a CDS encoding phosphoesterase, protein MEICQQILEKIKEYDTIIIHRHMKPDPDALGSQVGLKALLTHHFPEKTIKAVGYNEPTLTWMAEMDTVQDSDYQGALAIICDTANRPRIDDKRYEQAAFTIKIDHHPNDDIYGDLSWVDTSSSSASEMIALFAQENQLALSGEAARLLYAGIVGDTGRFLYPSTSARTFRIAGQLREIDFDFAGLSRQMDTMSFKIAKLQGFVYDHLEVDENGAARVLLTQDILEKYKVTDAETAAIVGAPGRIDTVKAWAIFVEQADGHFRVRMRSKITPINEIAKRHDGGGHPLASGANSYSLEENEQIYKELKEVLQIHQG, encoded by the coding sequence ATGGAAATTTGCCAGCAAATATTAGAGAAAATCAAAGAATACGATACCATTATCATTCACCGTCATATGAAACCAGATCCAGATGCCTTAGGGAGTCAGGTAGGTTTGAAAGCTCTTCTCACACACCATTTTCCAGAAAAGACTATCAAAGCGGTCGGTTATAACGAACCAACTCTAACCTGGATGGCGGAAATGGATACTGTCCAAGACAGTGACTACCAAGGAGCTCTTGCTATTATTTGTGATACAGCGAATCGTCCTCGTATCGATGATAAACGCTACGAACAAGCTGCTTTCACCATCAAAATCGATCACCATCCAAATGATGATATCTATGGTGACCTATCTTGGGTGGATACAAGTTCAAGCAGTGCCAGTGAGATGATTGCTTTATTTGCTCAAGAAAATCAGCTAGCTTTGTCTGGTGAAGCGGCACGACTTCTCTATGCAGGAATTGTCGGGGACACAGGGCGTTTTCTCTACCCGTCAACTAGTGCTCGTACCTTTAGAATAGCTGGCCAGCTCCGAGAAATTGATTTTGACTTTGCTGGATTGTCTCGTCAAATGGATACCATGAGCTTCAAGATTGCAAAATTGCAAGGCTTTGTCTATGATCATTTGGAAGTTGATGAGAATGGAGCTGCACGCGTTCTGCTTACTCAAGACATCTTGGAAAAATATAAGGTTACGGATGCTGAAACAGCAGCGATTGTTGGGGCACCTGGCCGAATCGATACTGTTAAGGCTTGGGCTATCTTTGTTGAGCAAGCTGACGGCCACTTCCGTGTGCGAATGCGCAGTAAAATCACCCCTATCAATGAAATTGCCAAACGACACGACGGAGGAGGGCATCCATTAGCCAGTGGCGCCAATTCCTATAGTCTAGAAGAAAACGAACAAATATATAAAGAACTGAAAGAGGTTCTACAGATTCACCAAGGCTAA
- a CDS encoding camphor resistance protein CrcB (may be involved in chromosome condensation; overexpression in Escherichia coli protects against decondensation by camphor; overexpressing the protein results in an increase in supercoiling), whose translation MKKEQFYPLGIFLAAMSGGLVRYFLSSQLPVSPDFPWGTLLVNYLGIFCLVYLVKGYLVYRGTSKGLVLALGTGFCGGLTTFSSLLLDAVKLLDTGRYLSLIIYLLLSIGGGLLLAYVLGRKKW comes from the coding sequence ATGAAAAAAGAACAATTCTATCCGCTAGGGATTTTTTTAGCTGCTATGTCGGGTGGCCTTGTCCGCTATTTTTTATCTAGTCAGTTGCCAGTCAGTCCTGACTTTCCATGGGGAACCCTTCTTGTCAATTATCTGGGCATTTTCTGCCTGGTCTATCTGGTGAAAGGCTATCTGGTCTATAGGGGAACTAGTAAAGGCTTGGTTTTGGCGCTGGGGACGGGTTTTTGCGGAGGTTTAACAACCTTTTCTAGTCTACTCTTGGATGCTGTGAAATTGCTCGATACCGGGCGTTATCTTAGCTTAATCATCTATCTGCTTTTGAGTATTGGAGGAGGTCTGCTATTGGCTTATGTTCTAGGGAGGAAGAAATGGTAA
- a CDS encoding cell wall-binding protein, which translates to MKYKKSIAFLSTAILLAFSSAVHADSARQSKIKELDSQRSELAKKNGVTGYLADGRWYSLVESENKVDTLKKQVESLKVPYSEKNTIKVSSEYAKALKDNFNLKKSEGERERAEEILKSESAKLVLQKNNFVTVTSDEVEVYDVDNLPKDVVIELNYFAFDMINQVRRQMGTPELTLAQSSIDFASKLSAKVKEANRGISDWHYVKGINEVAREYGLPTSSKEDEEKEYGYQYYENSVGYSSVSKQSTKAELKRAIYDGILRFLYDGDEFLHANSISGLNWGEPSKAEYFGFSMNLLKDGTEMSFITVSDDQLSKSTKKNFSTKTPANTTESNRKSILGKKEKELETEKSKLEKLQVSYKEYERISKEIDKLNEEEEKEKEKIRKEEQDKKNSATTKPSQSTQKQEKPKTNVSPPKQGNSTVSKNGWLKENGSWYFYNAGKRLTNTWQGSYYLKSDGRMAESEWVYDSSYKAWYYLNENGIYVKNTWHGSYYLKSDGKMADKEWVYDSYYGSWFYLKSGGDYVNHQWLKIDGVWYYFKSGGYMVSNAWQGSYYLKSSGAMAVNEWVYDSYYGSWYYLKSDGSYARNEIVQGKYRVDYSGKWV; encoded by the coding sequence ATGAAATATAAAAAGTCAATAGCTTTTTTATCAACTGCTATTTTGTTGGCATTTAGTAGTGCTGTTCATGCTGATTCTGCAAGACAATCTAAGATTAAAGAATTGGATAGTCAAAGAAGTGAACTTGCTAAGAAGAACGGTGTTACTGGTTATTTAGCTGATGGTCGTTGGTATTCACTTGTTGAATCTGAGAATAAGGTTGATACCTTGAAGAAACAAGTTGAATCCTTGAAAGTGCCATATAGTGAAAAGAATACTATTAAGGTAAGCTCGGAGTATGCTAAGGCTTTGAAAGATAATTTTAATTTAAAGAAAAGTGAAGGTGAACGAGAACGAGCAGAAGAAATACTAAAATCTGAAAGTGCAAAGTTAGTATTGCAGAAGAATAACTTTGTAACGGTTACTTCTGATGAAGTAGAAGTTTATGATGTGGATAATCTTCCTAAAGATGTAGTGATCGAGTTGAATTATTTTGCCTTTGATATGATAAATCAAGTAAGAAGGCAAATGGGAACTCCTGAATTAACTCTTGCTCAATCGTCTATTGATTTTGCTAGTAAACTTTCTGCTAAAGTAAAGGAAGCTAATAGAGGAATTTCGGATTGGCACTATGTGAAGGGAATCAATGAGGTTGCTAGAGAATACGGATTGCCTACTTCTAGTAAGGAAGATGAAGAAAAAGAGTATGGTTATCAATATTATGAAAATAGTGTAGGGTATTCTTCGGTTTCAAAACAATCTACTAAAGCTGAATTAAAACGTGCTATCTATGATGGAATTTTAAGATTTTTGTATGATGGTGACGAATTTCTTCATGCAAATTCTATTTCAGGTTTAAATTGGGGTGAACCTAGTAAGGCTGAATATTTTGGATTTTCAATGAATTTATTGAAAGATGGTACAGAAATGAGTTTTATTACGGTTTCTGATGATCAACTTTCAAAATCAACTAAGAAGAATTTTAGTACAAAAACTCCTGCGAATACTACAGAAAGTAACAGAAAGTCAATTCTTGGAAAGAAAGAAAAAGAATTGGAAACTGAAAAAAGCAAGCTAGAAAAATTGCAAGTTTCTTATAAAGAGTATGAAAGAATTTCTAAAGAAATAGATAAGTTAAATGAAGAGGAAGAGAAAGAAAAGGAGAAAATAAGAAAAGAGGAACAGGATAAGAAGAATTCTGCTACTACGAAACCTTCTCAATCGACACAAAAACAGGAAAAACCAAAAACGAATGTTTCACCACCGAAACAGGGAAATTCAACTGTTAGTAAGAATGGTTGGTTAAAAGAGAATGGTTCATGGTATTTTTATAATGCTGGCAAACGTTTGACTAATACATGGCAAGGTTCATATTATTTGAAGTCAGATGGTAGAATGGCTGAGAGTGAGTGGGTATATGATTCGTCGTATAAAGCATGGTACTATTTGAATGAGAACGGTATTTATGTTAAAAATACATGGCATGGTTCATATTATTTGAAGTCAGATGGAAAGATGGCAGATAAAGAATGGGTTTATGATTCATATTATGGTTCATGGTTCTATTTGAAGAGTGGTGGCGATTATGTTAATCATCAATGGTTGAAGATTGATGGTGTATGGTATTATTTTAAGAGTGGTGGCTATATGGTAAGCAATGCTTGGCAAGGTAGCTATTATCTTAAATCTAGTGGGGCTATGGCTGTGAATGAATGGGTTTATGATTCATATTATGGTTCGTGGTATTATTTAAAATCTGATGGCTCTTATGCTCGCAATGAAATTGTTCAAGGCAAATATCGTGTTGACTATTCAGGGAAATGGGTTTGA
- a CDS encoding toxin HicA, with protein sequence MPLTGKEMVKLALENGWVEVRQRGSHHHFKKEGFSYLVTIPVHGNEDLGRGLERKILKDLGL encoded by the coding sequence ATGCCACTTACAGGTAAAGAAATGGTGAAACTAGCTCTTGAGAATGGATGGGTTGAAGTTCGTCAAAGGGGAAGTCATCATCATTTTAAGAAAGAGGGTTTTTCTTATCTTGTCACGATTCCAGTTCATGGAAATGAAGATTTAGGAAGAGGATTGGAAAGAAAGATTCTCAAAGATTTAGGATTGTAA
- a CDS encoding transcriptional regulator translates to MEFKDRLKETRLNKKLTQKEIASYFNTSPQSYAQWEKGLRKPSAENLQKLADFFNVSTDYLLGKTDIPEPDLEVDIDNAIDNSVAYDGTPITDNDREIIKNFLKNYFSNKK, encoded by the coding sequence ATGGAATTTAAAGACAGACTAAAAGAAACTCGACTGAACAAAAAACTAACTCAAAAGGAAATAGCAAGTTACTTTAACACATCTCCTCAAAGCTATGCACAGTGGGAAAAAGGACTAAGAAAACCATCAGCAGAAAATTTACAAAAACTAGCAGACTTCTTCAATGTTTCCACAGACTATCTTTTAGGTAAAACGGATATTCCTGAACCTGACTTAGAGGTTGACATAGACAACGCTATTGATAACTCAGTTGCCTATGATGGCACACCCATCACAGATAACGACAGAGAAATCATCAAGAACTTTCTAAAGAACTACTTCTCTAATAAAAAATAA
- a CDS encoding antitoxin HicB has product MLKTYPAIFHKEGTGYWVEFPEFGGGTEGKNIEEAMKNAREMLENVLASYIDEGMALPTPSDILKIEVSDGFVSMIQVDPAPFVRSNKAIRKNVTVPEWLVRLADREKINYSEVLAQALEKKLQV; this is encoded by the coding sequence ATGTTAAAAACGTATCCAGCTATTTTTCATAAAGAAGGAACAGGATATTGGGTAGAATTTCCAGAATTTGGTGGTGGTACAGAAGGAAAAAATATCGAAGAAGCGATGAAAAATGCTCGAGAAATGCTTGAAAATGTTTTAGCTTCTTATATCGATGAAGGGATGGCCTTGCCTACACCAAGTGATATTTTAAAGATTGAGGTTTCAGATGGTTTTGTATCAATGATTCAAGTCGATCCTGCGCCTTTTGTGAGAAGTAACAAGGCGATTAGGAAGAATGTGACCGTTCCTGAATGGTTAGTTCGTCTTGCTGATCGAGAAAAAATTAACTATTCAGAAGTGCTGGCGCAAGCGCTAGAGAAGAAGTTGCAAGTTTGA
- a CDS encoding cell wall anchor protein produces the protein MSKGQEYKAYGSIRKMKVGGACGVILALAMLGMVVSTGSVSADEVASDKTVAVEKKSEVNVPISHDSLDKSVKEAKEAGVKVEVGAVQDKGVATSETVAEKQKEIEADYAKQEAVVKKTTEDYKAAKVNNEAERKAVQAENERIAKENAEKEATYNKNVADQKTFNQKIEKENNALKSDFDKKQATYESELAKYNKQKEELAKKGLKAEKPNVKIYGDYDESQRGSVNYYKKLTASFEGVEGLLKVKDYIGLHSDTTITGSRADLIKKPSGYFGQIYNPKKGDSFTLHNVAENEKGEKISARFTFNDVEAEWQENGKPLSITKITIHKEDNSGSINFVYGNLVQFNTKIEFYLEKDNKKVTVAVVSMFNDVDYGQELNLTYEDGTEGIVLNPDGSDVKKVKRDGKDFYKGEYKTPWTSDVPELGVKAGDLGYDNVKDEADIPRGSILSVGYGSTLNFVYHNGEGVHSAKKVELERKWAYDKARSAGKDLPTDEEIFSGNGWAVGIFGKASASVPINVLKKPPVKPVLKEKDTKEIPKPKLEKPKELPELPKVPTVKVNYSRLRVKPSTPKPEKAIVDAYGHNIDGANTFDKNVKFSLTTDYKPYSTFTADSKTYGKTWAMVDDVQDGAYQVDESKITMKDSAGKNVKDLFKMYHVLSDKERTEEIQNILKGAGLNPKGEFYMFVAKDSASFYKNYVKQAKNITIDLPARLLVKKAELVKNDFYQVDYGNSYISNLVTVQVPDLKPEKHALDKTGKNVLDGKEVLVGEFIQYLLDGVTVPTKHDTLYQYDGIDKLDVKHDRYTGNWKGIIRGTEYFAEKDMVLPYDVVLADGKVVKAGDKISKGSVYAFQFEFDQSTNSEFIRKIVKVSWNEKDGKWSYTIDKEFLNSLGVKGTFDADFYIEVERIASGDVENTFVNIVNSQAMGAKVVTHTPEQPKPQEPKKPSLPNTGTASSMLGFVGTGILSMLGLVGMKRKKD, from the coding sequence ATGTCAAAAGGACAAGAATATAAGGCTTATGGTTCAATCCGTAAAATGAAAGTTGGTGGTGCTTGTGGAGTTATCCTTGCACTTGCAATGTTGGGTATGGTAGTTTCTACAGGTTCGGTTTCTGCTGATGAAGTCGCATCTGATAAGACTGTTGCTGTTGAGAAGAAAAGTGAGGTAAATGTTCCTATTTCTCATGATTCTCTTGATAAATCTGTAAAAGAAGCGAAAGAAGCTGGTGTCAAGGTAGAAGTTGGCGCTGTTCAGGATAAAGGTGTTGCAACCTCTGAAACAGTCGCAGAAAAGCAAAAAGAAATTGAAGCTGATTATGCGAAGCAAGAAGCAGTTGTTAAGAAAACAACTGAAGACTATAAGGCTGCTAAAGTCAACAATGAAGCTGAACGAAAAGCAGTTCAAGCAGAAAATGAGCGTATCGCTAAGGAAAACGCTGAAAAAGAAGCTACTTATAACAAAAACGTAGCAGACCAAAAAACGTTTAATCAAAAGATTGAAAAGGAAAATAATGCTCTAAAATCTGACTTTGACAAGAAACAAGCAACCTATGAAAGTGAACTTGCTAAGTACAACAAGCAAAAAGAAGAACTTGCTAAGAAAGGGTTAAAAGCTGAAAAACCTAATGTGAAGATTTATGGTGACTATGACGAAAGCCAACGTGGTAGTGTAAACTATTATAAGAAATTGACTGCTTCATTTGAAGGAGTTGAAGGTTTGTTGAAGGTTAAAGATTATATTGGTTTACATAGTGATACAACTATTACTGGTAGTCGTGCTGATTTAATTAAAAAACCTTCTGGTTATTTTGGTCAAATTTATAACCCTAAGAAGGGTGATTCATTTACATTACATAATGTCGCTGAAAATGAAAAAGGTGAGAAAATCTCTGCTCGGTTCACATTTAATGATGTTGAGGCTGAGTGGCAGGAAAATGGAAAGCCATTGTCAATTACTAAAATCACGATTCATAAGGAAGATAATAGTGGTTCTATTAATTTTGTTTATGGGAATTTAGTTCAATTTAATACTAAGATTGAGTTTTATCTTGAAAAAGATAATAAGAAAGTTACTGTTGCTGTTGTATCTATGTTCAATGATGTTGATTACGGACAAGAGTTGAATTTGACTTATGAAGATGGTACAGAAGGTATTGTTTTGAATCCTGATGGTTCTGATGTGAAGAAGGTTAAGCGTGATGGCAAGGATTTTTATAAGGGTGAATATAAAACTCCTTGGACTTCTGATGTACCTGAATTGGGAGTAAAGGCTGGAGATCTTGGATATGATAATGTAAAAGATGAAGCTGATATTCCTCGTGGTTCTATTTTATCTGTTGGATATGGTTCTACTTTGAATTTTGTTTACCATAATGGTGAAGGAGTTCATTCTGCTAAAAAAGTTGAATTGGAACGGAAATGGGCTTATGATAAGGCAAGGTCAGCAGGGAAAGATTTACCTACTGATGAAGAAATTTTTAGTGGCAATGGATGGGCTGTAGGAATTTTTGGTAAGGCAAGTGCTTCTGTACCAATTAATGTTTTGAAAAAGCCACCTGTTAAGCCTGTATTGAAAGAAAAGGACACTAAGGAAATTCCAAAACCAAAATTGGAAAAACCAAAAGAGTTGCCTGAACTTCCAAAAGTGCCTACAGTAAAAGTGAACTATTCACGTTTGCGTGTGAAACCATCAACTCCAAAACCTGAGAAGGCTATTGTTGATGCATACGGACATAATATTGATGGTGCTAACACATTCGATAAGAATGTAAAATTCAGTTTGACAACTGACTACAAACCATATTCAACATTTACTGCTGATTCTAAAACTTATGGTAAAACATGGGCTATGGTAGATGATGTTCAAGATGGTGCATATCAAGTAGATGAAAGTAAAATCACTATGAAGGATTCTGCAGGTAAAAATGTTAAGGATTTGTTCAAGATGTACCATGTTTTGTCGGATAAAGAGCGAACAGAAGAAATTCAAAACATTTTGAAGGGAGCTGGTTTGAATCCAAAAGGTGAGTTCTATATGTTTGTAGCTAAAGATTCTGCTTCATTCTATAAGAACTATGTAAAACAAGCTAAGAATATCACGATTGATCTTCCTGCTCGTTTGCTTGTTAAGAAGGCTGAGTTGGTCAAAAATGACTTTTATCAAGTTGATTATGGAAATAGCTATATTTCTAACTTGGTAACTGTTCAAGTTCCTGATTTGAAGCCTGAAAAACATGCACTTGATAAAACAGGTAAAAATGTTCTCGATGGCAAAGAGGTGCTGGTAGGAGAGTTCATTCAATATCTTCTTGATGGCGTCACTGTTCCTACAAAACATGACACACTTTATCAGTATGATGGTATTGATAAGCTAGATGTGAAGCATGATCGCTATACTGGCAACTGGAAGGGTATCATTCGTGGTACAGAATATTTTGCTGAAAAAGACATGGTTCTTCCTTATGATGTAGTCTTGGCTGACGGTAAAGTGGTTAAGGCAGGAGACAAGATTTCTAAAGGTTCTGTCTATGCCTTCCAATTTGAGTTTGACCAAAGTACAAATTCTGAGTTCATCAGGAAGATTGTTAAAGTTTCCTGGAATGAAAAAGATGGCAAGTGGTCATATACTATTGACAAAGAGTTCTTGAACTCTCTAGGTGTTAAAGGTACGTTTGACGCTGATTTTTATATCGAAGTTGAACGTATCGCAAGTGGTGATGTTGAGAATACGTTTGTTAATATTGTCAACAGTCAGGCAATGGGAGCTAAGGTTGTAACTCATACACCTGAGCAACCTAAACCACAAGAACCGAAAAAACCATCATTACCGAATACTGGTACAGCTTCTAGTATGCTTGGGTTTGTTGGTACTGGTATCTTGTCAATGCTAGGTCTAGTTGGTATGAAGCGTAAGAAAGATTAA
- the rplS gene encoding 50S ribosomal protein L19 (this protein is located at the 30S-50S ribosomal subunit interface and may play a role in the structure and function of the aminoacyl-tRNA binding site) gives MNPLIQSLTEGQLRTDIPSFRPGDTVRVHAKVVEGNRERIQIFEGVVIARKGAGISENYTVRKISNGVGVERIFPIHTPRVEKIEVVRYGKVRRAKLYYLRALQGKAARIKEIRR, from the coding sequence ATGAATCCATTAATCCAAAGCTTGACTGAAGGTCAACTTCGTACAGATATCCCATCATTCCGTCCTGGTGACACAGTTCGTGTACACGCGAAAGTTGTCGAAGGTAACCGTGAACGTATCCAGATTTTTGAAGGTGTTGTTATCGCACGTAAAGGTGCAGGCATCTCAGAAAACTACACAGTTCGTAAAATCTCTAACGGTGTAGGTGTTGAGCGTATCTTCCCAATCCACACTCCACGTGTTGAAAAGATCGAAGTTGTTCGTTACGGTAAAGTACGTCGTGCGAAATTGTACTACTTGCGTGCACTTCAAGGTAAGGCAGCTCGTATCAAAGAAATCCGTCGTTAA
- a CDS encoding lantibiotic ABC transporter permease: MEKNRLFILISAGVAILGSLLPWASLNAGSFGSYSVNGYQGDGWFVIIAAIVSIVLACLNNMNKAMPKGFSIGVIVAGAIATLVTLNSLFNVNKYMSNFGGYGISIGFGLILAILASIALVVTGLLAMSGGKITKESFTELAESGKDFAQTVGRVTSSTVKTAVEEIKKESQERKKEETTADKTETAKEETEQKEEAKEPANVEAESAAENAEPVKEETTESESETKTEAEPVAEPTETEAEAETVTESTETEPTKTEKEAKSAEENAEPVKETEVKNQQEEKAPNQEN, from the coding sequence ATGGAAAAAAATCGTTTGTTTATCCTCATTTCTGCTGGAGTAGCCATCCTTGGTTCACTCTTGCCATGGGCTAGTTTAAATGCAGGTTCTTTTGGATCCTATAGCGTGAATGGTTACCAAGGTGATGGTTGGTTTGTCATTATCGCGGCTATTGTGTCTATTGTTCTTGCGTGCTTGAATAATATGAATAAAGCAATGCCTAAAGGGTTCTCAATTGGTGTCATTGTTGCGGGTGCAATTGCAACTCTCGTTACACTAAATAGTCTCTTTAATGTAAATAAGTACATGTCTAACTTTGGTGGATATGGCATTTCAATCGGCTTTGGTTTGATTTTAGCCATTCTTGCTAGCATTGCACTAGTTGTAACTGGTCTCTTGGCAATGTCAGGTGGTAAAATTACAAAAGAGTCATTTACTGAATTAGCTGAATCTGGTAAAGATTTTGCTCAAACTGTCGGACGTGTAACAAGCTCTACCGTTAAAACTGCAGTCGAAGAAATCAAAAAAGAATCCCAAGAACGTAAAAAAGAAGAAACTACAGCTGATAAAACAGAGACAGCTAAAGAGGAAACCGAGCAAAAAGAAGAAGCTAAGGAACCAGCTAATGTGGAAGCTGAATCAGCAGCAGAAAACGCAGAACCAGTAAAAGAAGAAACTACTGAATCTGAATCTGAAACAAAAACAGAAGCTGAGCCAGTAGCCGAACCAACAGAAACAGAGGCTGAAGCTGAAACTGTAACAGAATCAACAGAAACAGAACCTACTAAAACTGAAAAAGAGGCTAAATCAGCAGAAGAAAACGCAGAACCAGTAAAAGAAACAGAAGTAAAAAATCAACAAGAAGAAAAAGCTCCAAATCAAGAGAACTAA
- a CDS encoding camphor resistance protein CrcB (may be involved in chromosome condensation; overexpression in Escherichia coli protects against decondensation by camphor; overexpressing the protein results in an increase in supercoiling), with protein MVIVYLAIACGFGALVRYFFSRYNQASKLPLGTLIANLLGCFLIGLLYNHVESKEVYAILATGFCGGLTTFSTLNDELQRLISDKKVFYSYLASTYIGGFLAIFLGILL; from the coding sequence ATGGTAATCGTTTATCTTGCAATCGCCTGCGGGTTCGGAGCCCTGGTGCGTTATTTCTTTTCCCGCTATAATCAAGCTTCTAAATTGCCACTGGGTACTCTCATTGCCAATCTTCTAGGATGTTTTTTGATTGGCCTACTCTACAATCATGTGGAGTCCAAGGAAGTCTATGCCATCCTAGCGACAGGTTTTTGTGGAGGGTTAACGACCTTTTCAACCTTGAATGATGAGCTGCAAAGACTAATCAGTGACAAGAAGGTATTTTATAGCTATTTAGCCTCAACATACATAGGCGGTTTTCTAGCGATTTTTTTAGGAATTCTGCTATAA
- a CDS encoding flavodoxin (An electron-transfer protein; flavodoxin binds one FMN molecule, which serves as a redox-active prosthetic group) — translation MALAKIVFASMTGNTEEIADIVADKLRDLGLDVDVDECTTVDASDFLEADIAIVATYTYGDGELPDEMMDFYEDLADLNLNGKIYGVVGSGDTFYDEFCKAVDDFDRVFVATGAEKGSECVKVDLSAEEEDIERLEQFAEELAAKVG, via the coding sequence ATGGCATTAGCAAAAATTGTATTTGCCAGTATGACCGGTAATACCGAAGAAATTGCAGATATTGTAGCAGATAAATTGCGTGACTTGGGCTTGGATGTCGATGTTGATGAATGTACGACTGTTGACGCTTCAGACTTCTTGGAAGCGGATATCGCGATCGTTGCGACTTACACTTATGGCGATGGAGAATTGCCAGATGAGATGATGGACTTCTACGAAGACCTAGCTGATCTCAACTTGAATGGCAAAATCTACGGAGTAGTCGGTTCAGGAGATACCTTCTACGACGAATTCTGTAAGGCTGTTGATGACTTTGATCGTGTATTTGTAGCGACAGGAGCTGAAAAAGGTTCAGAGTGTGTTAAAGTAGACCTTTCTGCCGAAGAAGAAGACATCGAACGTTTGGAACAATTCGCAGAAGAATTGGCTGCAAAAGTAGGATAA